In bacterium, a single window of DNA contains:
- the rpsL gene encoding 30S ribosomal protein S12, producing MPTVNQLIRKKRRLRRKKSKSTALQSNPFKKGVCLYVKTMTPKKPNSALRKIAKVRLSNGKEVIAYVPGIGHNLQEHSIVLVRGGRVRDLPGVKYHIVRGTFDAGGVEGRKKARSKYGAKKPKEEEKKQEG from the coding sequence ATGCCAACAGTTAACCAATTGATAAGAAAAAAAAGAAGATTAAGAAGGAAAAAAAGTAAATCAACTGCTTTACAAAGTAATCCTTTTAAGAAAGGTGTATGTCTTTATGTTAAGACAATGACACCAAAGAAACCAAATTCTGCACTCAGAAAAATAGCAAAAGTTCGTCTTTCAAATGGTAAAGAAGTAATTGCTTATGTTCCTGGTATTGGGCATAATTTACAGGAACACTCAATAGTTCTTGTAAGAGGCGGAAGAGTTAGGGATTTACCAGGTGTTAAATATCATATAGTGAGGGGGACATTTGATGCGGGGGGAGTTGAGGGAAGAAAAAAGGCAAGGTCAAAATATGGTGCAAAAAAACCAAAAGAAGAAGAGAAAAAACAGGAGGGTTAA
- the rpsG gene encoding 30S ribosomal protein S7 — protein MPRRKRVIKKRIDEDPRYNDYEIEKFINKLMWDGKKDLAYRIFYDMMDQIKEKMNQDPLPVFKKALNNVKPKLEVRPRRIGGATYQIPIEVSPHRGLSLAIRWIVETARSKKGKSIVDRLVEEILEAYKGEGASIKKRDETHKMAEANRAFAHYRW, from the coding sequence ATGCCAAGAAGGAAAAGAGTAATAAAGAAAAGAATTGATGAAGACCCAAGATACAATGATTATGAAATTGAAAAATTTATAAATAAACTTATGTGGGATGGGAAAAAAGATTTAGCATATAGAATTTTTTACGATATGATGGACCAAATAAAAGAAAAAATGAATCAGGACCCTTTACCTGTTTTTAAAAAGGCACTAAATAATGTGAAACCGAAATTGGAAGTAAGACCGAGAAGAATTGGAGGAGCAACTTATCAAATTCCTATTGAAGTTTCTCCTCATAGAGGTTTATCTTTAGCAATAAGATGGATAGTTGAAACCGCAAGAAGTAAAAAAGGAAAATCAATAGTTGATAGACTTGTTGAAGAAATATTAGAGGCGTATAAAGGAGAGGGGGCAAGTATAAAGAAAAGAGACGAAACACACAAAATGGCTGAAGCAAACAGAGCTTTTGCTCATTATAGATGGTAG
- the fusA gene encoding elongation factor G, producing MDKIRNIGIIAHIDAGKTTTTERFLYYTGKTHKIGEVDEGTAVMDWMEQEKERGITISAAATTCLWKGYKINIIDTPGHVDFTAEVERSLRVLDGAIGVFCGVAGVQSQSETVWRQSEKYNVPKLVFVNKLDRVGADFFRVIDEIKIKLNTSPLIMNIPIYDDNEEFIGLIDIIEEKEVIYNETYETEAEVKDIEEKNREKFLYYKKNLIEKVAEVDDYLMGKYVEEEEIKKSEIKRAIRKGTIKNLFCPVFCGSALKNKGTLFLLDGIVNYLPSPVDRGKIEGFSTDKKKKIERHPNENQPFSGLIFKVYNDIHLGRVLYTRIYSGKIKKGEKVYNSSRNVKEKLMRILEVHTNKYYEKEQGKAGEIVALLGPKKTYTGDTICDELSPIIFESVEFPEPVIYLAVEPKTMSQHEDVYNALLKIADEDPTIKIRTDAETGQMIIMGMGELHLDVVIGRLKREDKLEVKVGRPHVAYRETITVPSIGEGKFIKQSGTKGIYGHVVLKLEPLERGKRFIFESKVDSEKIPDEFIPAIEEGIKEGMEVGTLGGFPVIDIKAVVIDGSFHPTDSDEVAYKIASTIAFKDAYRKGYPILLEPIMKVEITVPEEFLGEILDDLNFRKGKIESIETLKDLKIIVARIPLRKIFGYTTTLRSLTQGKGSCIIEPLCYESVNEEILTK from the coding sequence ATGGATAAAATAAGAAATATAGGAATTATTGCTCATATTGATGCTGGGAAAACCACAACGACTGAAAGGTTCCTTTATTATACAGGAAAAACACACAAAATAGGAGAAGTTGATGAAGGTACTGCTGTCATGGACTGGATGGAACAGGAAAAGGAAAGAGGAATAACAATAAGTGCTGCTGCAACAACATGTTTATGGAAAGGATATAAAATTAATATTATTGATACTCCAGGACATGTGGATTTTACAGCAGAAGTTGAGAGGTCATTAAGAGTTCTTGATGGAGCAATAGGTGTTTTTTGTGGTGTTGCAGGGGTTCAGTCACAATCAGAGACAGTATGGAGACAGAGTGAAAAATATAATGTCCCTAAATTAGTTTTTGTAAATAAATTAGATAGAGTGGGAGCAGATTTTTTTAGAGTTATTGATGAAATAAAAATTAAATTGAATACAAGCCCATTAATTATGAATATACCTATATATGATGACAATGAAGAATTTATTGGTCTTATTGATATTATTGAGGAAAAGGAAGTTATATATAATGAGACATATGAAACAGAGGCAGAAGTAAAAGATATTGAGGAAAAAAATAGAGAAAAATTTTTATATTATAAAAAGAATTTAATTGAAAAAGTAGCAGAGGTAGATGATTATTTGATGGGAAAATATGTTGAAGAGGAAGAAATAAAAAAAAGTGAGATAAAACGAGCAATAAGGAAAGGGACAATTAAAAATTTATTTTGCCCTGTATTTTGTGGGTCTGCACTAAAAAATAAAGGGACATTATTTTTACTTGATGGAATTGTTAATTATCTACCTTCACCTGTTGACAGAGGTAAAATAGAAGGGTTTTCTACTGATAAGAAAAAAAAGATTGAAAGGCATCCAAATGAAAATCAACCATTTTCAGGTCTCATTTTTAAGGTATATAATGATATTCATTTGGGCAGGGTTTTATATACAAGAATTTATTCAGGCAAAATCAAAAAAGGGGAAAAAGTATATAATAGTTCCAGAAATGTAAAGGAAAAACTTATGAGAATTTTAGAAGTCCATACAAATAAATATTATGAAAAAGAACAGGGAAAAGCAGGTGAAATTGTTGCTTTACTGGGACCAAAGAAAACATATACTGGGGATACTATTTGTGATGAATTAAGTCCTATAATTTTTGAGAGTGTTGAGTTTCCTGAACCGGTTATTTATTTAGCAGTTGAACCCAAAACAATGAGTCAACACGAGGATGTTTATAATGCACTTTTAAAAATTGCAGATGAAGACCCTACAATAAAAATCAGAACTGATGCTGAAACAGGGCAGATGATAATTATGGGAATGGGTGAATTACATCTTGATGTTGTTATTGGAAGGTTAAAAAGAGAAGATAAACTTGAAGTAAAGGTAGGCAGACCCCATGTTGCCTATAGAGAAACAATTACAGTTCCGTCAATTGGGGAAGGGAAATTTATAAAGCAAAGTGGGACAAAAGGAATATATGGGCATGTAGTATTAAAATTAGAGCCATTAGAAAGAGGCAAAAGATTTATTTTTGAATCAAAAGTGGATAGTGAAAAAATTCCTGATGAATTTATACCTGCTATTGAGGAAGGAATAAAAGAAGGTATGGAAGTTGGGACATTGGGGGGTTTTCCTGTAATTGATATTAAAGCAGTTGTTATTGATGGTTCTTTTCATCCAACGGATTCAGATGAAGTTGCTTATAAAATTGCTTCAACGATTGCTTTTAAAGACGCATATAGAAAAGGATATCCTATTCTTTTAGAGCCAATAATGAAAGTTGAAATTACTGTTCCAGAAGAATTTTTAGGAGAGATTTTAGATGATTTAAATTTTAGAAAAGGGAAAATAGAAAGTATTGAAACACTTAAAGATTTAAAAATTATAGTAGCAAGAATACCGCTCAGGAAAATTTTTGGTTATACAACTACTCTTCGTTCCTTGACACAGGGAAAAGGAAGTTGTATAATAGAACCATTATGTTATGAAAGTGTTAATGAAGAAATTCTTACAAAATAA
- the tuf gene encoding elongation factor Tu produces MAKEKFIRSKTHVNVGTIGHVDHGKTTLTSAITKVLAKENKAKEMKYEEIDKAPEEKERGLTINISHIEYETETRHYAHIDCPGHADYIKNMITGAAQMDGAILVVSAPDGPMPQTREHILLARQVEVPAVVVFLNKMDSVEDEELVELVEVEVRELLSKYGFPGEEVPVIKGSALKALECGCGKRECEWCGRIWDLLDAVDRYIPMPVRDIDKPFLLAVEDVFSITGRGTVATGRIERGKVRVGDNVEIVGLKHEITKTVVTGVEMFRKELEEGVAGDNVGLLLRGIDKDAIERGMVVAAPGSITPHTHFKAQVYVLKKEEGGRHTPFFHGYRPQFYIRTTDVTGEIKLPEGVEMVMPGDNIEMDIKLIYPVALEKGQRFAIREGGKTVGAGAVTEIIE; encoded by the coding sequence ATGGCAAAGGAGAAATTTATAAGGAGCAAGACACATGTAAATGTAGGGACGATAGGGCATGTAGATCATGGGAAGACGACATTAACGAGTGCGATAACGAAGGTATTGGCGAAGGAGAACAAGGCAAAGGAGATGAAGTATGAGGAGATAGACAAGGCGCCTGAGGAGAAGGAGAGGGGATTAACGATAAACATATCGCATATAGAGTATGAGACAGAGACGAGGCATTATGCGCATATAGATTGTCCTGGGCATGCTGATTACATAAAGAACATGATAACAGGTGCGGCACAGATGGATGGGGCGATATTGGTAGTAAGTGCGCCAGATGGTCCTATGCCACAGACCAGGGAGCATATATTATTAGCCAGGCAGGTAGAGGTGCCGGCGGTGGTAGTATTTTTGAACAAGATGGATAGTGTAGAGGATGAGGAATTAGTTGAGTTAGTGGAGGTAGAGGTAAGGGAGTTATTAAGCAAGTATGGGTTTCCAGGTGAGGAGGTACCTGTAATAAAGGGGAGTGCATTGAAGGCATTGGAGTGTGGATGTGGTAAGAGGGAATGTGAGTGGTGTGGGAGGATATGGGATTTATTAGATGCAGTAGACAGGTACATACCGATGCCGGTGAGAGATATAGACAAGCCATTTTTGTTGGCAGTAGAGGATGTATTTAGTATAACAGGCAGGGGTACAGTAGCGACAGGAAGGATAGAGAGGGGTAAAGTAAGAGTAGGGGATAATGTAGAGATAGTAGGGTTAAAGCATGAGATAACTAAGACGGTAGTGACAGGGGTAGAGATGTTCAGGAAGGAATTAGAAGAAGGGGTAGCAGGAGACAATGTAGGTTTATTATTAAGAGGTATAGATAAGGATGCGATAGAGAGGGGTATGGTAGTGGCGGCGCCAGGGAGTATAACACCGCACACACATTTTAAGGCACAGGTATATGTATTGAAGAAAGAAGAAGGTGGCAGGCACACGCCATTTTTCCATGGATACAGGCCGCAGTTTTACATAAGGACGACAGATGTAACAGGGGAGATAAAGTTACCAGAGGGGGTTGAGATGGTAATGCCAGGAGATAATATAGAGATGGATATAAAGTTAATATATCCAGTAGCACTTGAAAAGGGGCAGAGATTTGCTATAAGAGAAGGTGGAAAAACAGTCGGTGCTGGTGCTGTTACTGAAATTATTGAATAA
- the rpsJ gene encoding 30S ribosomal protein S10 has translation MEEKRIKITLKGFDHRLLDKSIKEIIELAKKTGVRISGPVPLPTKREVYTVLRSPHVNKKSREQFEMKIHKRLIEIIEPTGRTIDALTKLSLPEGIDIKMDLS, from the coding sequence ATGGAAGAAAAAAGAATTAAAATTACATTAAAGGGTTTTGACCATAGATTGTTAGATAAATCAATAAAAGAGATTATTGAACTTGCTAAGAAAACAGGAGTAAGAATTTCAGGACCTGTTCCTTTACCAACAAAAAGGGAAGTTTATACTGTTTTAAGGTCACCTCATGTAAATAAAAAAAGCAGAGAACAGTTTGAAATGAAAATTCATAAAAGATTGATAGAAATAATTGAGCCAACTGGAAGAACAATAGATGCTTTAACTAAATTAAGTCTACCAGAGGGTATTGATATTAAAATGGATTTGAGTTAA
- the rplC gene encoding 50S ribosomal protein L3 has protein sequence MRIGLIGKKLGMSRIFNENGDVIPVTIIEVKDNYVIGIKKESEKDNYSAIQIGCQEVEDKKLRKSELGKLKKNNLPSLKVIKELRMKNDDEVNDFKIGQKLNVEIFKKGDLVDITGKTIGKGFQGVVKRHGFKGGPATHGSMSHRKPGSIGGTTPARVLKGQKMAGHMGNEKQTIQNLEVVQIMHDKNLILIKGAVPGPKNRYLLVRKAIKGLSK, from the coding sequence ATGAGAATAGGTTTAATTGGAAAGAAATTGGGGATGAGCAGGATTTTTAATGAAAATGGGGATGTTATTCCAGTGACGATTATTGAAGTTAAAGATAATTATGTAATTGGTATAAAAAAAGAAAGCGAGAAAGATAATTACTCAGCAATTCAAATTGGTTGCCAGGAAGTTGAAGATAAAAAACTTAGAAAGTCAGAATTAGGTAAGTTAAAGAAAAATAATTTACCATCATTAAAAGTTATAAAAGAACTGAGAATGAAAAATGATGATGAAGTTAATGACTTTAAAATAGGGCAAAAATTAAATGTTGAAATTTTTAAAAAAGGTGATTTAGTGGATATTACTGGTAAAACAATAGGAAAGGGGTTTCAAGGAGTTGTAAAGAGACATGGATTTAAAGGAGGTCCCGCTACACACGGTTCTATGTCTCATAGAAAACCTGGTTCAATTGGTGGTACAACTCCGGCAAGGGTCCTAAAAGGACAAAAAATGGCAGGACACATGGGAAATGAGAAACAAACTATTCAAAATTTAGAAGTTGTTCAAATAATGCATGATAAAAATTTAATTTTAATAAAAGGGGCTGTTCCTGGTCCTAAAAATAGATATTTATTAGTTAGAAAGGCAATAAAAGGTCTTAGCAAATGA
- the rplD gene encoding 50S ribosomal protein L4: MRKIPIYDINGEIVGEEEIEIENEKINKDVLYYYVNAYLTNQRKGTSSTKTRGDVSGGGKKPWRQKGTGRARVGSIRNPIWKGGGVVFGPKTKEYKVRLPKKIKRMALIEAIKDKIIEDRFLLIEMSNLNEIKTKNVYNFLKKIGSNKEKILFILNKGDVNKEVIIKSIRNIDTIEYDYSDKINAYEILKVDKVFLDDKNIFGVIKKTLEKENGS; the protein is encoded by the coding sequence ATGAGAAAAATCCCTATTTATGATATTAATGGTGAAATTGTTGGTGAGGAAGAAATTGAAATAGAAAATGAAAAGATAAATAAAGATGTTCTCTATTATTATGTTAATGCATATCTTACGAATCAGCGAAAGGGAACATCTTCAACTAAAACAAGGGGAGATGTTTCTGGTGGAGGCAAGAAACCATGGAGGCAGAAAGGAACTGGACGGGCGAGAGTTGGTTCAATTAGAAATCCCATATGGAAGGGCGGAGGAGTTGTTTTTGGCCCAAAGACAAAAGAATATAAAGTTAGATTACCTAAAAAAATAAAAAGAATGGCACTTATTGAAGCAATAAAAGATAAAATTATTGAAGATAGATTTTTACTTATAGAAATGAGTAATTTAAATGAAATAAAGACAAAAAATGTCTATAATTTTTTGAAGAAAATAGGTAGTAATAAGGAAAAAATTCTTTTCATTCTTAATAAAGGAGATGTAAATAAGGAAGTTATAATAAAATCAATTAGAAATATAGATACTATTGAATATGATTATTCGGACAAAATAAATGCATATGAAATTTTAAAAGTTGATAAAGTTTTTTTAGACGATAAGAATATTTTTGGAGTAATAAAGAAAACATTGGAGAAAGAAAATGGCAGTTGA
- the rplW gene encoding 50S ribosomal protein L23: protein MAVEAYKIIKIPLISERATDLQAENKYVFIVDKKANKNQIKEAIETIYKVHVKKINVINVPKKKKKYRMNIEGFRSGYKKAIIKLKEGEKIAIT, encoded by the coding sequence ATGGCAGTTGAAGCGTATAAAATTATAAAAATTCCTCTTATATCAGAGAGAGCAACTGATTTACAGGCAGAAAATAAGTATGTTTTTATAGTTGATAAAAAAGCAAATAAGAATCAAATAAAAGAAGCAATAGAAACAATATATAAGGTTCATGTTAAAAAAATAAATGTGATAAATGTTCCTAAAAAGAAAAAGAAATATAGGATGAATATTGAAGGATTCAGGTCTGGATATAAAAAAGCAATTATTAAGTTAAAAGAAGGAGAAAAAATTGCCATTACGTAA
- the rplB gene encoding 50S ribosomal protein L2 — translation MPLRKLKPVTPGQRHAILDDFSDITKKYPEKSLVIGKRKKGGRNNTGRITVRHRGGGHKKLYRIIDFKGRKNMEGKVVSIEYDPNRSSRIALVHYTDGIKSYLIAPYGLKVGDIINCGENAEIKTGNRLPLRNIPEGLQIFNIEMVPEKGGQIVRSAGTLATLMVKGEKYAQVRLPSGEVRLFDLNCFATLGQVSNIDHKYVSLGKAGRTRHLGIRPTVRGVAMNPVDHPHGGGEGRSKGHQSQSPWGWSTKGHKTRKKKKPSDKLIVERRKRSKG, via the coding sequence TTGCCATTACGTAAATTAAAACCGGTTACACCTGGACAGAGACATGCAATTTTAGATGATTTTTCTGATATAACAAAAAAGTATCCGGAAAAATCACTTGTTATTGGAAAAAGGAAAAAAGGTGGAAGAAATAATACTGGCAGAATTACAGTAAGACATAGAGGTGGTGGACATAAAAAGTTATATAGAATTATTGATTTTAAAGGTAGAAAAAATATGGAAGGGAAAGTTGTAAGTATTGAATATGACCCGAATAGAAGTAGCAGAATTGCTTTAGTTCACTATACTGATGGGATAAAAAGTTATCTGATTGCTCCTTATGGTCTTAAAGTTGGAGATATAATTAATTGTGGGGAAAATGCAGAAATTAAAACAGGTAATAGATTACCTCTGAGAAATATACCAGAGGGATTACAGATTTTTAATATTGAGATGGTACCGGAAAAAGGTGGACAAATTGTCAGGTCTGCTGGGACTCTTGCAACTTTAATGGTAAAAGGAGAAAAATATGCGCAAGTTCGGTTGCCATCTGGTGAAGTGAGGTTGTTTGATTTGAATTGTTTTGCAACATTAGGACAGGTTAGCAATATTGACCATAAATATGTTTCCTTAGGTAAAGCAGGAAGAACCAGACATTTAGGAATAAGACCAACTGTAAGAGGAGTAGCAATGAATCCCGTTGACCATCCTCATGGAGGTGGAGAGGGAAGAAGTAAAGGACATCAGTCACAGAGTCCCTGGGGATGGAGTACAAAAGGTCACAAAACAAGAAAGAAGAAAAAACCATCAGATAAATTAATTGTAGAAAGAAGAAAAAGGAGTAAAGGATGA
- the rpsS gene encoding 30S ribosomal protein S19, with product MRSKKKGPYVDLKLMKKVEKLRREGRKEIIKTWARASFVIPEFVGYTFAIHNGKNFLNVYITENMVGHRLGEFAPTRVFRGHGAHTERTREKT from the coding sequence ATGAGATCTAAAAAGAAAGGTCCCTATGTTGATTTGAAATTGATGAAGAAAGTTGAAAAATTAAGAAGAGAAGGTAGAAAGGAAATAATTAAAACATGGGCTCGTGCATCATTTGTTATTCCTGAATTTGTTGGTTATACTTTTGCTATTCATAATGGTAAAAATTTTTTAAATGTTTATATTACAGAAAACATGGTAGGCCATAGATTAGGAGAATTCGCTCCAACAAGAGTTTTTAGAGGCCATGGTGCTCATACTGAAAGAACAAGAGAGAAAACATAA
- the rplV gene encoding 50S ribosomal protein L22 → MEVKAISKYIRVSPRKLKMIKDIVIGKEINEAIQILESLPKRGSEYLIKTLKSAQSNAEGKKKGGIWMVKNLLVDSGPSFKRFRATTMGRGVMVRKRTSHITVILQDIEEGEK, encoded by the coding sequence ATGGAAGTAAAAGCAATTTCAAAATATATTAGAGTAAGTCCGAGAAAGTTGAAAATGATAAAGGATATTGTTATTGGGAAAGAAATTAATGAGGCAATACAAATTTTAGAAAGTTTGCCAAAAAGAGGTTCAGAATATTTGATTAAAACATTAAAATCAGCCCAGAGTAATGCAGAAGGTAAAAAGAAAGGCGGAATATGGATGGTAAAGAATTTATTGGTTGATAGTGGCCCCTCATTTAAAAGGTTTAGGGCTACTACAATGGGAAGAGGTGTAATGGTGAGAAAAAGGACTTCTCATATAACAGTTATTTTACAGGATATAGAAGAAGGGGAAAAATAA
- the rpsC gene encoding 30S ribosomal protein S3 produces MGQKVNPIGLRLGITEDWRTKWFASKKDFKDSLKEDIFIRDNINKKYPRGTISKIEIEKVIKEKIKIIIYTTRPGVILGRKGSEINQLRDELIGKLKKQVSIDVVEVNPPGKSAQFLADTIVIQLEKRFSHRYAIKRAMALAMESGAEGIKVRISGRIGGVEISRSEQYIEGKVPLHTLRAKIDYATATAFTRSGTIGIKVWLYLGEVLQGKRQEDKNAVNAKES; encoded by the coding sequence ATGGGACAGAAAGTAAATCCAATTGGATTAAGATTAGGAATAACTGAGGATTGGCGAACGAAATGGTTTGCAAGTAAAAAGGATTTTAAGGACTCATTGAAAGAGGATATTTTTATAAGAGACAATATAAATAAAAAATATCCAAGAGGGACAATAAGCAAAATTGAAATTGAAAAAGTTATCAAAGAAAAAATAAAAATTATTATTTATACAACAAGACCAGGTGTTATTTTGGGAAGAAAAGGGAGCGAAATAAATCAACTAAGGGATGAGTTAATTGGGAAGTTGAAAAAACAGGTGAGTATAGATGTAGTTGAAGTAAATCCTCCAGGTAAAAGTGCACAATTTCTTGCAGATACAATAGTTATACAATTGGAAAAAAGATTTTCACATAGATATGCAATAAAAAGAGCAATGGCTCTTGCGATGGAAAGTGGAGCTGAAGGAATTAAGGTAAGAATAAGTGGAAGAATAGGGGGAGTGGAAATTTCCAGGTCTGAACAATATATTGAAGGCAAAGTTCCATTACATACATTAAGAGCAAAAATTGATTATGCAACTGCGACAGCATTTACGAGGTCGGGAACAATTGGTATAAAGGTATGGTTGTACTTAGGTGAAGTTTTACAGGGTAAAAGGCAGGAGGATAAAAATGCCGTTAATGCCAAAGAGAGTTAA
- the rplP gene encoding 50S ribosomal protein L16, whose amino-acid sequence MPLMPKRVKYRKAQRGRRKGKAMRGSTLYYGDYGLKIMEPCWLTNVQIEAARVAITHHLKTKGKVWIRIFPDKPVTKKPAETRMGKGKGDVSHWVAVVLPGRIAFEIVGVDEETAVGALKRASSKFPVKSKIVKRQKIVS is encoded by the coding sequence ATGCCGTTAATGCCAAAGAGAGTTAAGTATAGAAAAGCACAAAGAGGCAGAAGAAAAGGTAAAGCAATGAGAGGCAGCACTTTATATTACGGTGATTATGGATTGAAAATTATGGAACCGTGCTGGCTTACAAATGTTCAAATAGAAGCGGCAAGAGTTGCTATTACACACCATTTAAAAACAAAGGGGAAAGTTTGGATTAGAATTTTTCCGGATAAACCAGTTACAAAAAAACCAGCAGAAACAAGAATGGGAAAGGGTAAAGGAGATGTTTCTCACTGGGTTGCTGTTGTACTTCCAGGAAGAATTGCTTTTGAGATAGTTGGAGTTGATGAAGAAACAGCTGTCGGAGCACTTAAAAGAGCATCCTCAAAATTTCCTGTGAAAAGTAAAATAGTTAAAAGACAAAAGATAGTTTCATAA
- the rpmC gene encoding 50S ribosomal protein L29 — MKKDEIKKWREATEEEIGLKIVELEKQLFNLLPQVKMGQLKNCSVLKNIRKNIAILNTIKREKSIQRVKK, encoded by the coding sequence ATGAAAAAAGATGAAATAAAAAAATGGAGAGAAGCAACAGAAGAAGAAATAGGGCTTAAAATAGTTGAGTTAGAAAAACAACTTTTTAATTTATTACCACAGGTAAAAATGGGGCAGTTAAAAAATTGTTCTGTTTTGAAAAATATAAGAAAAAACATTGCTATTTTAAACACAATAAAGAGAGAAAAAAGTATACAGAGGGTTAAAAAATGA
- the rpsQ gene encoding 30S ribosomal protein S17: protein MNNSREIEKVGVVLSDKMDKTRVVSVEWKSAHPLYNKILRKRKKFYAHDEDNITKVGDTVRIVQTRPLSKLKRWRIVEIIEKTERQK from the coding sequence ATGAATAATTCACGAGAAATCGAAAAAGTTGGGGTTGTTTTAAGTGATAAGATGGATAAAACAAGAGTTGTTTCTGTTGAGTGGAAATCAGCCCATCCTCTTTATAATAAAATTTTAAGGAAGAGAAAGAAATTTTATGCACATGATGAAGATAATATTACAAAAGTTGGAGATACGGTCAGGATTGTTCAGACCAGACCATTGAGTAAACTAAAAAGATGGAGAATTGTTGAAATAATTGAAAAAACAGAAAGGCAAAAATGA
- the rplN gene encoding 50S ribosomal protein L14, producing MIQLRTTLIVADNTGAKKIMVIGFIGVSKKRYARTGDIVICSVKDALPDGIVKKKEKVKAVIVRTVKPIKRKDGTILKFDHNCAIIVDNEKNPRGTRIFGPVPRELRDKNFTKIISLAPEVV from the coding sequence ATGATACAATTGAGGACTACTTTAATAGTTGCAGATAATACAGGTGCAAAGAAAATCATGGTTATTGGGTTTATAGGTGTTTCCAAGAAAAGATATGCAAGAACTGGAGATATAGTCATTTGTAGTGTTAAAGATGCACTTCCAGATGGTATTGTTAAGAAAAAAGAAAAAGTGAAAGCAGTAATAGTTAGAACAGTTAAACCAATAAAAAGGAAAGATGGAACAATTTTAAAATTTGACCATAATTGTGCTATTATAGTAGATAATGAAAAAAATCCAAGAGGAACAAGAATTTTTGGACCTGTTCCAAGAGAATTGAGAGATAAAAATTTTACTAAAATTATTTCTCTAGCTCCGGAGGTTGTTTAA
- the rplX gene encoding 50S ribosomal protein L24 — protein MGIKIRKNDFVCVIKGNDRGKKGRVIKVFPEEERVLVEGVNFVKKHTRPRSVDMQGGIIQIEKPISISNIRYFCLKCGKAVGLGIKKLSDGTKVRYCKKCNEIVEEK, from the coding sequence ATGGGAATTAAAATAAGAAAAAATGATTTTGTTTGTGTAATAAAAGGTAATGATAGAGGGAAAAAAGGGAGAGTAATAAAAGTTTTTCCAGAAGAGGAAAGAGTTCTTGTTGAAGGTGTGAATTTTGTAAAAAAACATACAAGACCAAGGTCCGTTGATATGCAGGGAGGAATAATTCAAATTGAAAAACCAATATCAATTTCAAATATCCGATATTTCTGCTTAAAATGTGGAAAAGCAGTAGGACTTGGTATTAAGAAACTATCTGATGGTACAAAAGTGAGATATTGTAAAAAATGTAATGAGATTGTTGAGGAGAAATGA
- the rplE gene encoding 50S ribosomal protein L5, with protein sequence MEPRLKEKYKEVVINHMMEKFNYKNKMQVPRLEKIVINIGIGKDNKDTKAIESAEKELSLITGQKPVITKAKTSIAAFNLRKGDICGLMVTLRGKRMWEFLDRTIVAALPRVRDFNGLPVNSTDGRGSYTIGIKEHVIFPEIDYNTIYKIRGMNITLVTNAKTPEETLELLREIGLPIRRE encoded by the coding sequence ATGGAACCGAGATTAAAAGAAAAATATAAAGAAGTTGTGATTAACCATATGATGGAAAAGTTTAATTATAAAAATAAGATGCAGGTTCCGCGATTGGAAAAAATAGTAATAAACATTGGAATTGGAAAAGATAATAAAGATACAAAAGCAATTGAATCAGCGGAAAAGGAATTATCTCTTATAACAGGGCAAAAACCAGTTATAACAAAAGCAAAAACTTCAATAGCAGCATTTAATTTAAGAAAGGGAGATATATGTGGATTAATGGTAACTTTAAGGGGAAAAAGAATGTGGGAATTTCTTGATAGAACGATTGTTGCTGCACTCCCGAGAGTTAGGGACTTTAATGGGCTGCCAGTAAATTCTACTGACGGAAGGGGCAGTTATACAATCGGGATAAAAGAACATGTTATTTTTCCTGAAATTGATTATAACACTATTTATAAAATTAGAGGGATGAATATTACATTGGTTACAAATGCGAAAACACCTGAAGAAACACTTGAATTGTTAAGGGAAATCGGATTACCAATAAGGAGGGAATGA